One part of the Ziziphus jujuba cultivar Dongzao chromosome 2, ASM3175591v1 genome encodes these proteins:
- the LOC125418150 gene encoding blue copper protein codes for MVGLRPVWAVKSIVVLIITSILFHCVSAMTDHVVGGVSGWDPNSNLQGWAADTTFQVGDRLVFRGKPGCYVSEVHCLDYGSCHAVHLIRTYNNVEVLITLTQPGSRCFIGSSPDHCKGCPKLLVQVQPLPQLSSDDDNGTTTTTATTTTTTISPSSSSYSSYCHPPPPTPPAAPALSNDKGGIEVPPVGSDNELQDKTNNPADATSASPPCSSGAGEAVINLLFWWVLVITTLVMLVSSG; via the exons ATGGTGGGATTGAGACCGGTATGGGCAGTGAAATCGATTGTGGTGCTGATAATCACATCGATATTGTTCCATTGCGTGTCTGCGATGACTGACCACGTTGTTGGTGGAGTTTCCGGCTGGGATCCCAATTCCAATCTTCAAGGCTGGGCTGCCGATACCACTTTCCAAGTCGGAGACCGTCTAG TGTTCAGGGGCAAGCCGGGCTGCTATGTATCGGAAGTGCACTGCTTGGATTATGGTTCCTGTCACGCGGTGCACCTGATCCGTACATACAACAACGTAGAGGTACTGATCACGCTGACTCAACCAGGGTCCAGGTGCTTCATAGGCAGCAGTCCAGATCACTGTAAGGGGTGCCCAAAACTCCTGGTCCAAGTCCAACCACTCCCTCAGCTTTCCAGTGACGATGACAATGgcactactactactactgctactactactactactacaataagcccctcctcctcctcctactCCTCCTACTGCCATCCTCCTCCTCCTACTCCTCCTGCTGCTCCGGCATTGAGCAATGATAAAGGAGGGATAGAAGTACCTCCAGTTGGTTCGGATAATGAGCTGCAGGACAAAACGAATAATCCAGCCGATGCTACCAGTGCCTCTCCTCCTTGTTCTTCTGGTGCTGGAGAGGCTGTGATAAACTTGCTCTTCTGGTGGGTGCTGGTGATCACAACCCTGGTGATGCTGGTTTCTTCTGGGTAA
- the LOC107419679 gene encoding rhodanese-like domain-containing protein 8, chloroplastic isoform X4: MHSGPSKEALAYVEWLKEDERFSDILIQVSPALNGHAFPKLKLRYKPSLVQMEGGITHLPLLDPSMRATPLAPSEWRKRLDAMNTIDGPSNENLNINYILLDVRNGYEWDIGHFHGAQRPDVDCFRSTSFGQSQTEVTASDPLANVDKENTDILMYCTGGIRCDVYSTILRKRGFKNLYTLEGGVSHYLKNVGPIEWVGNLFVFDSRLSLPPSTYKPEVVTEATKNQQVSKNDTFARCFICGSQVRELRHRNCANLDCNLLFLCCMDCVKDLRGCCCTNCTTAPRLRPVLHGHQRYKKWHIYRDSELPTKLTA; encoded by the exons ATGCACAG TGGCCCTTCAAAAGAAGCTCTTGCATATGTTGAATGGCTAAAGGAAGATGAGAGATTTTCCGACATCTTAATTCAGGTTTCTCCAGCACTAAATGGGCATGCCTTTCCAAAATTGAAGTTGCGGTACAAGCCCTCATTAGTTCAG ATGGAAGGAGGTATTACCCATCTTCCTTTGCTTGACCCTTCAATGAGAGCAACACCTCTAGCACCATCTGAATGGAGAAAAAGATTAGATGCAATGAATACAATAGATGGTCCATCAAATGAAAATCtcaatatcaattatattctaTTAGATGTGAGAAATG GTTATGAGTGGGATATTGGTCATTTTCATGGAGCTCAACGGCCTGATGTGGACTGCTTTAGGAGCACTTCATTTGGGCAATCACAGACAGAG GTCACTGCTTCAGATCCTTTAGCCAATGTTGATAAAGAAAACACAGATATTTTGATGTATTGTACTGGAGGTATCCGTTGCGATGTATATTCTACGATTCTAAG GAAACGGGGCTTTAAAAATTTGTACACATTAGAGGGAGGTGTATCTCATTATCTGAAGAATGTAGGCCCTATTGAATGGGTTgggaatttgtttgtttttgattCCCGTCTTTCTCTTCCCCCTTCTACCTACAAGCCTGAAGTTGTGACTGAAGCAACAAAGAATCAACAAGTTTCTAAGAACGATACATTTGCTAGATGCTTCATCTGTGGTTCACAAGTCCGTGAGTTGAGGCATAGGAACTGTGCAAATCTTGACTGCAACCTGCTTTTTCT ATGTTGTATGGATTGCGTGAAGGATTTAAGAGGATGTTGCTGTACTAATTGTACAACTGCTCCTCGACTTAGACCTGTTCTTCATGGGCATCAAAGATACAAAAAGTGGCATATATACAGAGATTCAGAGTTGCCGACCAAATTGACAGCTTGA
- the LOC107419679 gene encoding rhodanese-like domain-containing protein 8, chloroplastic isoform X3: MRVFGGVSCGAFSSILAPLDINRSYPFQPRFCSANFFSHGHPKPFLFFTNKAKSGKNQHGSGIGIGIGRRIPVQCCKCRDVEEDDLVVVNFYRFVFIKDPLAEVAKHLSFLKGFDIKGRIYLNEQGINAQYSGPSKEALAYVEWLKEDERFSDILIQVSPALNGHAFPKLKLRYKPSLVQSGYEWDIGHFHGAQRPDVDCFRSTSFGQSQTEVTASDPLANVDKENTDILMYCTGGIRCDVYSTILRKRGFKNLYTLEGGVSHYLKNVGPIEWVGNLFVFDSRLSLPPSTYKPEVVTEATKNQQVSKNDTFARCFICGSQVRELRHRNCANLDCNLLFLCCMDCVKDLRGCCCTNCTTAPRLRPVLHGHQRYKKWHIYRDSELPTKLTA; encoded by the exons ATGAGAGTTTTCGGTGGGGTTAGTTGCGGTGCGTTTAGCTCAATTCTTGCTCCACTTGATATCAACAGGAGCTACCCTTTCCAACCCAGATTCTGTTCTGCAAATTTCTTCAGCCATGGCCACCCAAAaccatttcttttcttcaccAACAAAGCAAAATCAGGTAAAAACCAACATGGCTCTGgaattggaattggaattggaCGTAGAATTCCCGTGCAATGCTGCAAGTGCAGAGATGTGGAGGAAGATGATTTAGTGGTTGTCAACTTTTATCGTTTTGTATTCATCAAAGACCCACTTGCTGAGGTTGCCAAGCACCTCTCCTTCTTAAAG GGCTTTGATATAAAAGGTCGAATCTATCTGAACGAACAAGGGATTAATGCACAG TACAGTGGCCCTTCAAAAGAAGCTCTTGCATATGTTGAATGGCTAAAGGAAGATGAGAGATTTTCCGACATCTTAATTCAGGTTTCTCCAGCACTAAATGGGCATGCCTTTCCAAAATTGAAGTTGCGGTACAAGCCCTCATTAGTTCAG TCAGGTTATGAGTGGGATATTGGTCATTTTCATGGAGCTCAACGGCCTGATGTGGACTGCTTTAGGAGCACTTCATTTGGGCAATCACAGACAGAG GTCACTGCTTCAGATCCTTTAGCCAATGTTGATAAAGAAAACACAGATATTTTGATGTATTGTACTGGAGGTATCCGTTGCGATGTATATTCTACGATTCTAAG GAAACGGGGCTTTAAAAATTTGTACACATTAGAGGGAGGTGTATCTCATTATCTGAAGAATGTAGGCCCTATTGAATGGGTTgggaatttgtttgtttttgattCCCGTCTTTCTCTTCCCCCTTCTACCTACAAGCCTGAAGTTGTGACTGAAGCAACAAAGAATCAACAAGTTTCTAAGAACGATACATTTGCTAGATGCTTCATCTGTGGTTCACAAGTCCGTGAGTTGAGGCATAGGAACTGTGCAAATCTTGACTGCAACCTGCTTTTTCT ATGTTGTATGGATTGCGTGAAGGATTTAAGAGGATGTTGCTGTACTAATTGTACAACTGCTCCTCGACTTAGACCTGTTCTTCATGGGCATCAAAGATACAAAAAGTGGCATATATACAGAGATTCAGAGTTGCCGACCAAATTGACAGCTTGA
- the LOC107419679 gene encoding rhodanese-like domain-containing protein 8, chloroplastic isoform X1, translating into MRVFGGVSCGAFSSILAPLDINRSYPFQPRFCSANFFSHGHPKPFLFFTNKAKSGKNQHGSGIGIGIGRRIPVQCCKCRDVEEDDLVVVNFYRFVFIKDPLAEVAKHLSFLKGFDIKGRIYLNEQGINAQYSGPSKEALAYVEWLKEDERFSDILIQVSPALNGHAFPKLKLRYKPSLVQMEGGITHLPLLDPSMRATPLAPSEWRKRLDAMNTIDGPSNENLNINYILLDVRNGYEWDIGHFHGAQRPDVDCFRSTSFGQSQTEVTASDPLANVDKENTDILMYCTGGIRCDVYSTILRKRGFKNLYTLEGGVSHYLKNVGPIEWVGNLFVFDSRLSLPPSTYKPEVVTEATKNQQVSKNDTFARCFICGSQVRELRHRNCANLDCNLLFLCCMDCVKDLRGCCCTNCTTAPRLRPVLHGHQRYKKWHIYRDSELPTKLTA; encoded by the exons ATGAGAGTTTTCGGTGGGGTTAGTTGCGGTGCGTTTAGCTCAATTCTTGCTCCACTTGATATCAACAGGAGCTACCCTTTCCAACCCAGATTCTGTTCTGCAAATTTCTTCAGCCATGGCCACCCAAAaccatttcttttcttcaccAACAAAGCAAAATCAGGTAAAAACCAACATGGCTCTGgaattggaattggaattggaCGTAGAATTCCCGTGCAATGCTGCAAGTGCAGAGATGTGGAGGAAGATGATTTAGTGGTTGTCAACTTTTATCGTTTTGTATTCATCAAAGACCCACTTGCTGAGGTTGCCAAGCACCTCTCCTTCTTAAAG GGCTTTGATATAAAAGGTCGAATCTATCTGAACGAACAAGGGATTAATGCACAG TACAGTGGCCCTTCAAAAGAAGCTCTTGCATATGTTGAATGGCTAAAGGAAGATGAGAGATTTTCCGACATCTTAATTCAGGTTTCTCCAGCACTAAATGGGCATGCCTTTCCAAAATTGAAGTTGCGGTACAAGCCCTCATTAGTTCAG ATGGAAGGAGGTATTACCCATCTTCCTTTGCTTGACCCTTCAATGAGAGCAACACCTCTAGCACCATCTGAATGGAGAAAAAGATTAGATGCAATGAATACAATAGATGGTCCATCAAATGAAAATCtcaatatcaattatattctaTTAGATGTGAGAAATG GTTATGAGTGGGATATTGGTCATTTTCATGGAGCTCAACGGCCTGATGTGGACTGCTTTAGGAGCACTTCATTTGGGCAATCACAGACAGAG GTCACTGCTTCAGATCCTTTAGCCAATGTTGATAAAGAAAACACAGATATTTTGATGTATTGTACTGGAGGTATCCGTTGCGATGTATATTCTACGATTCTAAG GAAACGGGGCTTTAAAAATTTGTACACATTAGAGGGAGGTGTATCTCATTATCTGAAGAATGTAGGCCCTATTGAATGGGTTgggaatttgtttgtttttgattCCCGTCTTTCTCTTCCCCCTTCTACCTACAAGCCTGAAGTTGTGACTGAAGCAACAAAGAATCAACAAGTTTCTAAGAACGATACATTTGCTAGATGCTTCATCTGTGGTTCACAAGTCCGTGAGTTGAGGCATAGGAACTGTGCAAATCTTGACTGCAACCTGCTTTTTCT ATGTTGTATGGATTGCGTGAAGGATTTAAGAGGATGTTGCTGTACTAATTGTACAACTGCTCCTCGACTTAGACCTGTTCTTCATGGGCATCAAAGATACAAAAAGTGGCATATATACAGAGATTCAGAGTTGCCGACCAAATTGACAGCTTGA
- the LOC107419679 gene encoding rhodanese-like domain-containing protein 8, chloroplastic isoform X2, with amino-acid sequence MRVFGGVSCGAFSSILAPLDINRSYPFQPRFCSANFFSHGHPKPFLFFTNKAKSGKNQHGSGIGIGIGRRIPVQCCKCRDVEEDDLVVVNFYRFVFIKDPLAEVAKHLSFLKYSGPSKEALAYVEWLKEDERFSDILIQVSPALNGHAFPKLKLRYKPSLVQMEGGITHLPLLDPSMRATPLAPSEWRKRLDAMNTIDGPSNENLNINYILLDVRNGYEWDIGHFHGAQRPDVDCFRSTSFGQSQTEVTASDPLANVDKENTDILMYCTGGIRCDVYSTILRKRGFKNLYTLEGGVSHYLKNVGPIEWVGNLFVFDSRLSLPPSTYKPEVVTEATKNQQVSKNDTFARCFICGSQVRELRHRNCANLDCNLLFLCCMDCVKDLRGCCCTNCTTAPRLRPVLHGHQRYKKWHIYRDSELPTKLTA; translated from the exons ATGAGAGTTTTCGGTGGGGTTAGTTGCGGTGCGTTTAGCTCAATTCTTGCTCCACTTGATATCAACAGGAGCTACCCTTTCCAACCCAGATTCTGTTCTGCAAATTTCTTCAGCCATGGCCACCCAAAaccatttcttttcttcaccAACAAAGCAAAATCAGGTAAAAACCAACATGGCTCTGgaattggaattggaattggaCGTAGAATTCCCGTGCAATGCTGCAAGTGCAGAGATGTGGAGGAAGATGATTTAGTGGTTGTCAACTTTTATCGTTTTGTATTCATCAAAGACCCACTTGCTGAGGTTGCCAAGCACCTCTCCTTCTTAAAG TACAGTGGCCCTTCAAAAGAAGCTCTTGCATATGTTGAATGGCTAAAGGAAGATGAGAGATTTTCCGACATCTTAATTCAGGTTTCTCCAGCACTAAATGGGCATGCCTTTCCAAAATTGAAGTTGCGGTACAAGCCCTCATTAGTTCAG ATGGAAGGAGGTATTACCCATCTTCCTTTGCTTGACCCTTCAATGAGAGCAACACCTCTAGCACCATCTGAATGGAGAAAAAGATTAGATGCAATGAATACAATAGATGGTCCATCAAATGAAAATCtcaatatcaattatattctaTTAGATGTGAGAAATG GTTATGAGTGGGATATTGGTCATTTTCATGGAGCTCAACGGCCTGATGTGGACTGCTTTAGGAGCACTTCATTTGGGCAATCACAGACAGAG GTCACTGCTTCAGATCCTTTAGCCAATGTTGATAAAGAAAACACAGATATTTTGATGTATTGTACTGGAGGTATCCGTTGCGATGTATATTCTACGATTCTAAG GAAACGGGGCTTTAAAAATTTGTACACATTAGAGGGAGGTGTATCTCATTATCTGAAGAATGTAGGCCCTATTGAATGGGTTgggaatttgtttgtttttgattCCCGTCTTTCTCTTCCCCCTTCTACCTACAAGCCTGAAGTTGTGACTGAAGCAACAAAGAATCAACAAGTTTCTAAGAACGATACATTTGCTAGATGCTTCATCTGTGGTTCACAAGTCCGTGAGTTGAGGCATAGGAACTGTGCAAATCTTGACTGCAACCTGCTTTTTCT ATGTTGTATGGATTGCGTGAAGGATTTAAGAGGATGTTGCTGTACTAATTGTACAACTGCTCCTCGACTTAGACCTGTTCTTCATGGGCATCAAAGATACAAAAAGTGGCATATATACAGAGATTCAGAGTTGCCGACCAAATTGACAGCTTGA
- the LOC107419733 gene encoding basic transcription factor 3, which yields MNREKLMKMAGAVRTGGKGSMRRKKKAVHKTTTTDDKRLQSTLKRIGVNAIPAIEEVNIFKDDVVIQFINPKVQASIAANTWVVSGSPQTKKLQDILPSILNQLGPDNLDNLKKLAEQFQKQAPGAGAGDGAAAATAPEDDDDDVPDLVAGQTFEAAAEEGHAAHDHDHDHDHDHVHDHDHDHAHAHASS from the exons ATGAATCGGGAGAAACTTATGAAGATGGCTGGTGCCGTCCGTACTGGTGGGAAGGGTAGCATGAGAAG AAAGAAGAAGGCTGTTCACAAGACAACCACTACAGATGACAAAAGACTTCAGAGCACTCTGAAGAGAATAGGGGTAAACGCAATTCCAGCAATTGAGGAAGTTAACATATTCAAGGATGATGTTGTTATCCAGTTCATTAACCCTAAAG TTCAAGCCTCCATTGCTGCTAACACTTGGGTTGTCAGTGGTTCTCCACAAACAAAGA AGTTGCAGGATATCCTTCCTAGTATCCTCAACCAATTGG GGCCAGACAACTTGGACAACCTGAAGAAGCTGGCTGAGCAGTTCCAAAAGCAGGCACCTGGTGCTGGAGCTGGTGATGGTGCAGCTGCAGCAACTGCAccagaagatgatgatgatgatgtcccCGATCTTGTTGCTGGACAGACCTTTGAAGCTGCTGCCGAGGAGGGTCATGCAGCCCATGACCATGACCATGACCATGACCATGACCATGTCCATGACCATGACCATGACCATGCCCATGCCCATGCATCATCATAA